The Lytechinus pictus isolate F3 Inbred chromosome 10, Lp3.0, whole genome shotgun sequence genome includes a window with the following:
- the LOC135155810 gene encoding prostatic spermine-binding protein-like, with the protein MIVAVETDGDDDDCKGDDHNDHGDDNDDHDCDIDDEGSSRGDNDHGHNHGDDEGDDNIDDDGDDEEEDDKYDINGDDDDNKDIDGDDDDSAGDGDDNDDDDCKHDDFGDNCFDDGG; encoded by the coding sequence atgattgTGGCGGTGGAgactgatggtgatgatgatgattgtaaaggtgatgatcataatgatcatggtgatgataatgatgatcatgattgtgatattgatgatgaaggTAGTAGTCGTGGTGATAATGATCATGGCCAtaatcatggtgatgatgaaggtgatgacaatattgatgatgatggtgatgatgaggaggaggatgacaAGTATGATAtaaatggggatgatgatgacaataaggatattgatggtgatgatgatgattctgctggagatggtgatgataatgacgatgacgATTGTAAACATGATGATTTTGGTGATAATTGTTTTGATGACGGTGGATGA